One Seriola aureovittata isolate HTS-2021-v1 ecotype China chromosome 3, ASM2101889v1, whole genome shotgun sequence genomic window, GAAACCCTGTCTCAAGATCCTCTTCCTGGTTTGTCTAGCGCTCTCCGCCCTATGTTATACTctgtcctccagctctctgtcaTGGCTGGAGAGCCTTCAACTCCACGAGCACTACAACACActtttcagactgaacaataTGGTTAACGTACAACCTTCTTATTACGTCCATCCGAAACACAGAGTTAAACTACGAGGAATCAGTGAAACCACACAACCCCCTGCCACATTATCTACTGTAGCACCTACAGGCACTCAGTACCACCAGGCCTACCCACGCAACTACCACTTCATTATGGATAACACAGAGGTGTGCAAAACCAACACCCCTTTCCTGGTCCTGATGGTTCCGGTAGCACCGAAGAACGTGGAGGCTCGGGACGCCATCCGGCATACGTGGGGCAATAACAGCGTGGTTCAGGGCGAGGTGGTGCTCACTCTGTTCATGCTGGGCCTCtctggaggaggtgatgatgggcagcagcagcaggcgaaGCTCAAAGAGGAGAATCTCCAGCACCATGACCTGATCCAGAGTGACTTCATGGACACTTACCTCAATCTAACCATCAAAACCATGGTGATCATGGACTGGCTGGCTACGCGCTGCCCGACAGCAGCGTACGCCATGAAGATCGACTCGGACATGTTTTTGAACATTGACAATCTGGTGATCATGCTGCAGAAGCCAGACATCCCCAAGAAGAACTACCTGACGGGGATGCTGATGTGGAACAGGCCGGTCGTCCGTTCAAAGAACTCCAAGTGGTACGTCCCCGAGGACATGTACCCAGAGCCCGTGTACCCGACCTATACTCTGGGCATGGGATACGTCTTCTCCAACGATCTTCCAGGGAAATATGTGGAAGCCTCAAAATCAGTCAAGCCCTTTAACATAGAGGACGCTTATATTGGAATGTGTATGAAAAAGCTTGGACTGGCGCCCAAGTCGTCACCAGATCCGTCCCAGTTCAGAGCCtataacacaaaatataatcGCTGTGAATACTCCAAAATCATCACCTACATCCTTGGCTCTTCACAAGAGCTGATAAAGTATTGGACAGATTTGAAGAAGCCTGGACCGCCTTGTTAGGACAATGACTGCTACTGATGCACAGCTGTGGAAGGACTTGGGTGACAGGGTGTTGGgaagttaatttatttatatattgctAATATATGTGTTCATGATTCTCTGTATATTACCAATTTGGAAAGATTACAGAGGTTTATGAACAATTGCACAACAAAACCTTTGGTGTATTCAAAACTCCTAAGGGTTGGCAACAAAGAAAATTATGaaggaagtttattttttgtggaATTAATTTTTGAGTGGAATTAAAAAACAACCCCTGAGGACATGGGTTCTGTCTCTTGGTTGCATATAAGAGGAGAAGACTGTTGAAGCCAGTGTAACAAATGCAGGTACTACTGCTGCTGATAGGTGGGGAAAGCTTCCACTGCTTTTGCACAACAGATCTTAAGTACGGATAATATATTCACAATTAATGTGTTTACAATTAATACTTCTAAGGGTATCTTTTAAGTAACAAAGGAAAGAAGCCATTGGCCGCTGGCAGAAAGGTGTAAAagttattattttccttttttattttgcagattattgtatttttttaaatgaaattaaataataaaagaagcaAGGCTATTGAATCCTCCGAAACTCTGGATTCTGGACTTAATATTCATACAGAATGCCACCTTTTACTCTATTTATTGTCTTTGGATGTCTGCAGTTTGCACAGTCTGCAGCACAGTGTGGTCCTGAACAGCCAGGTTTTCTATCTTTGAGATTTCCAATGTGGAGACCAGGAAAACCGTGAGGTCCTTAAAAGAtagattc contains:
- the LOC130167014 gene encoding beta-1,3-galactosyltransferase 2-like isoform X2; protein product: MVNVQPSYYVHPKHRVKLRGISETTQPPATLSTVAPTGTQYHQAYPRNYHFIMDNTEVCKTNTPFLVLMVPVAPKNVEARDAIRHTWGNNSVVQGEVVLTLFMLGLSGGGDDGQQQQAKLKEENLQHHDLIQSDFMDTYLNLTIKTMVIMDWLATRCPTAAYAMKIDSDMFLNIDNLVIMLQKPDIPKKNYLTGMLMWNRPVVRSKNSKWYVPEDMYPEPVYPTYTLGMGYVFSNDLPGKYVEASKSVKPFNIEDAYIGMCMKKLGLAPKSSPDPSQFRAYNTKYNRCEYSKIITYILGSSQELIKYWTDLKKPGPPC
- the LOC130167014 gene encoding beta-1,3-galactosyltransferase 2-like isoform X1, whose translation is MGDLSGSGFNGLKRQPAVTLSNPKKPCLKILFLVCLALSALCYTLSSSSLSWLESLQLHEHYNTLFRLNNMVNVQPSYYVHPKHRVKLRGISETTQPPATLSTVAPTGTQYHQAYPRNYHFIMDNTEVCKTNTPFLVLMVPVAPKNVEARDAIRHTWGNNSVVQGEVVLTLFMLGLSGGGDDGQQQQAKLKEENLQHHDLIQSDFMDTYLNLTIKTMVIMDWLATRCPTAAYAMKIDSDMFLNIDNLVIMLQKPDIPKKNYLTGMLMWNRPVVRSKNSKWYVPEDMYPEPVYPTYTLGMGYVFSNDLPGKYVEASKSVKPFNIEDAYIGMCMKKLGLAPKSSPDPSQFRAYNTKYNRCEYSKIITYILGSSQELIKYWTDLKKPGPPC